One window of Candidatus Mycobacterium wuenschmannii genomic DNA carries:
- a CDS encoding DNA adenine methylase produces MENVASSAAVVAKARTFPRIRYMGSKYRLLPHLERVFADINGATAVDAFSGSGVVSYLLKAQGYQVTANDFLTFPTVIARATVANSTVQLEPDLIDEICGPPADDRDFIQSTFDGLYFTPEDRKFLDTAWSHIDRLTGYRRDLAIAALILSGARKQPRGVFTFTDSTRYADGRRDLRISLREHFRERAADYNATVFSNKLRNTVRCGEVFDIPCVTPDLVYLDPPYAPPSDDNDYIKRYHFLEGLSVYWRGVTIMDHTKTKKLEKRFTPFAYKHTIEDALARTFEHFQGAGAIVLSYSSNAIPDATRILDLLGKVKPCVETIAIDHKYSFGTHAAAARRDVSEYLFIGRDE; encoded by the coding sequence ATGGAGAACGTTGCGAGCTCTGCGGCGGTAGTAGCGAAGGCTCGGACGTTTCCCCGCATCCGGTACATGGGCTCGAAGTATCGCCTCCTCCCGCATCTGGAGCGCGTATTCGCCGACATCAACGGAGCAACAGCCGTCGACGCGTTTTCGGGGTCCGGTGTCGTCTCTTACCTTTTGAAGGCCCAGGGCTACCAGGTCACCGCCAACGACTTCCTGACTTTCCCCACGGTCATCGCCCGCGCGACTGTGGCCAACTCGACGGTTCAACTCGAACCAGACCTCATCGACGAGATCTGCGGACCGCCGGCTGATGATCGCGACTTCATCCAATCCACCTTCGACGGGCTGTACTTCACACCCGAAGACCGGAAGTTTCTTGACACGGCGTGGTCACACATCGATCGTTTGACCGGGTATCGACGGGACTTGGCGATCGCTGCACTGATCTTGTCGGGAGCGCGGAAACAGCCGCGCGGCGTGTTCACCTTTACCGACTCCACCCGGTACGCCGACGGTCGCAGAGACCTTCGCATCAGCTTGCGCGAACATTTCCGCGAACGCGCGGCCGACTACAACGCCACGGTGTTCAGCAACAAGCTGCGCAACACTGTCCGGTGCGGAGAGGTATTCGATATACCCTGTGTGACACCAGATCTGGTATATCTCGATCCGCCATATGCCCCACCCAGCGACGACAACGACTACATCAAGCGCTACCACTTCCTCGAAGGTCTGAGCGTGTACTGGCGCGGCGTCACGATCATGGACCACACCAAGACCAAAAAACTCGAGAAGCGCTTCACCCCGTTCGCCTACAAACACACCATCGAAGACGCTCTGGCCCGCACATTTGAGCACTTCCAGGGAGCAGGCGCGATCGTGTTGTCCTACTCCTCGAACGCCATTCCGGACGCGACCCGCATCCTCGATCTACTCGGCAAGGTCAAGCCGTGCGTTGAAACCATTGCCATCGATCACAAATACAGCTTTGGCACCCACGCCGCCGCCGCGCGTCGGGATGTCAGCGAATATCTCTTCATCGGGCGAGACGAGTGA
- a CDS encoding AIPR family protein, translating to MGDLHVAQIKRRLKNTTYTHIDVSDLSAHSAEHVEQAQLTRALAAFVLTKVAGLSDEDAAASVTDGPDDNGIDAIAYVDSESPRLYVVQSKWSNTGTKGASMEDMIKFQKGLADLVSMNWERFNGKVKDRAAELDDILLNTDLRIEVIFASMGTPAVAENVRGHMDDYVATLNVPTEVATFSYANQGFIYKLLVDENQSSQIDLTVELSDWGRMEGPPEAVYGHLSGTEVAGWLRDHGDFLLSRNVRVVLPNSEVNNSVLETVLDSPENFWYFNNGVTALCESIDKAPAGGPERRQGTFGVKGVSVVNGAQTVGTLARALRQGKQAELDKVRVMVRFISLESTAEDFGKRVTRATNTQNVIGGRDFVGLDPEQARLRDDFAVDNLTYAFRSGEARLDSDQGCEFGEAAVALACAQSAALATQAKREVSRLWDDTTKSPYKALFNAETNHLRVWRSVLILRAVDQELDRLRTGLDNRTKGYAVHGNRLIAHLVFARLDLTGIQDHAADWNPTLARATELTATVLNTLKEKGEAEYGGYTASLFKNASKTDRLATLTIDALESARGQ from the coding sequence ATGGGCGACTTGCATGTGGCGCAGATCAAGCGGCGGCTGAAGAACACCACCTATACGCACATTGATGTCTCCGATCTAAGTGCCCACAGTGCAGAGCATGTCGAGCAAGCACAGCTCACCCGTGCGCTGGCCGCGTTCGTTCTGACTAAGGTGGCGGGTCTCAGTGACGAGGACGCAGCGGCGTCCGTGACCGACGGTCCGGACGACAACGGCATCGATGCCATCGCGTATGTGGACTCGGAGTCTCCTCGCCTCTACGTCGTCCAGTCGAAATGGTCCAACACCGGCACCAAAGGCGCCTCCATGGAGGACATGATCAAGTTCCAGAAGGGGCTGGCTGACCTAGTCTCGATGAACTGGGAGCGGTTCAACGGCAAGGTCAAAGACCGCGCCGCCGAACTGGACGACATCCTGCTGAACACCGATCTGCGCATCGAAGTCATCTTCGCGTCGATGGGCACACCCGCAGTCGCAGAGAACGTGCGCGGGCACATGGACGATTACGTCGCAACGCTCAACGTGCCAACCGAGGTCGCCACATTCAGCTACGCGAATCAGGGGTTCATCTACAAGCTGCTGGTCGACGAGAACCAGTCGAGCCAGATCGACCTCACCGTCGAGCTCTCCGACTGGGGTCGGATGGAAGGCCCGCCCGAGGCGGTCTACGGCCACTTGAGCGGAACCGAGGTCGCCGGCTGGTTGCGAGACCACGGTGACTTCCTCCTCTCCCGCAATGTCCGCGTGGTCCTGCCAAATTCGGAGGTCAACAACTCCGTGCTTGAGACGGTGCTCGATTCCCCCGAGAACTTCTGGTACTTCAACAACGGCGTCACGGCGCTCTGCGAGTCGATCGACAAGGCACCGGCCGGTGGACCTGAGCGCCGGCAGGGAACGTTCGGCGTCAAGGGAGTCAGCGTTGTCAACGGCGCGCAGACCGTCGGGACACTGGCCCGAGCTCTGCGGCAGGGTAAACAGGCGGAGCTGGACAAGGTGCGCGTGATGGTCCGGTTCATCTCCCTGGAGTCGACCGCTGAGGACTTCGGCAAGCGGGTCACCCGCGCGACCAACACGCAGAACGTCATCGGCGGTCGCGACTTCGTCGGACTCGATCCGGAGCAAGCACGCCTGCGCGATGACTTCGCCGTCGATAACCTCACGTACGCATTCCGCAGCGGGGAAGCTCGCCTTGACTCTGACCAGGGCTGTGAATTCGGCGAGGCCGCGGTGGCCCTGGCCTGCGCTCAGTCGGCTGCTCTTGCGACCCAAGCGAAGCGCGAGGTCAGCCGTCTATGGGATGACACCACCAAGTCTCCGTATAAGGCGCTGTTCAATGCTGAGACCAACCACCTGCGGGTCTGGCGATCGGTGCTGATTCTCCGTGCCGTAGACCAAGAGCTCGACCGTCTGCGGACGGGCTTGGACAATCGGACCAAGGGCTACGCAGTTCACGGGAATCGCCTCATCGCCCACCTGGTGTTCGCCCGGTTGGACCTGACCGGGATTCAAGATCACGCGGCAGATTGGAACCCGACGCTTGCTCGGGCCACTGAATTGACTGCCACGGTTCTGAACACGTTGAAAGAAAAAGGCGAAGCCGAGTACGGCGGATACACTGCGAGCCTGTTCAAGAACGCGAGCAAAACGGACCGTCTCGCAACGCTGACGATTGACGCACTCGAGTCGGCGCGTGGGCAGTGA
- a CDS encoding DUF262 domain-containing protein, giving the protein MTDASSLFFSPQLSSAATAMTVNHFRKARASEASELLLRPAFQRNLVWNDEQKSFLVDSILRGLPVPELYVQMDTSADGNERLTVVDGQQRISTCLSFTDDRLRLGTSEDLDARWQGKLFSELENDLKAKFLGFKFIVRELPATATETVLREIFRRLNRTVEALVPQELRHAAYTGPFIRLVERGGAAAALNDLGVFTPQDYKRRRNDELIAEVLMAIDAKAFPNKKDGLEELFSTFERRGVPPERLSEMTRRFGRSLSFIDIFSGQLRKTRFRNKSDCYSLLIFLARSAEHLSVDEAAFAPIVDTLVDFSALVNEIKREEGQGRSIDKLVSEAPGSDALAYLRAVERAASDRLSRVRRHDALEAILGDRVKALPILPLSEADAEWYLVEDRLEEIVDESGGDEERPSGQISFLVDE; this is encoded by the coding sequence GTGACAGACGCTAGTAGTTTGTTCTTTAGCCCTCAGCTTTCGTCGGCCGCGACGGCAATGACGGTAAACCATTTTCGAAAAGCCCGGGCGAGTGAAGCGTCGGAGTTGTTATTACGTCCAGCATTTCAGCGCAACTTAGTGTGGAACGATGAACAGAAAAGTTTTCTAGTTGACTCCATCCTGCGCGGGTTACCGGTCCCTGAGCTCTATGTACAGATGGATACGTCCGCCGACGGAAACGAACGCCTGACGGTTGTGGATGGGCAGCAGAGAATATCGACCTGCCTATCTTTCACCGATGATCGGCTTAGACTTGGCACTTCCGAAGACCTCGACGCACGTTGGCAAGGCAAGCTTTTCTCGGAGCTGGAGAACGACCTAAAAGCGAAATTTCTAGGCTTCAAATTTATCGTTCGTGAACTCCCTGCGACTGCCACCGAAACCGTCTTACGCGAGATCTTCAGGCGGCTTAACCGAACCGTAGAAGCCCTGGTGCCACAGGAGCTTCGACACGCCGCGTACACCGGCCCATTTATACGACTCGTCGAGCGCGGCGGGGCCGCTGCAGCCTTGAATGATCTAGGTGTTTTCACGCCGCAGGACTACAAACGAAGAAGGAACGACGAGCTTATTGCTGAAGTGCTGATGGCTATCGATGCGAAAGCATTTCCGAATAAAAAAGATGGATTAGAGGAGCTGTTTTCTACATTCGAGCGACGAGGAGTACCTCCAGAGCGGCTATCGGAGATGACTCGACGATTCGGGCGATCTCTAAGTTTCATAGATATTTTTAGCGGACAATTGCGAAAAACGCGCTTTCGAAACAAGTCGGACTGTTATTCTCTGCTGATTTTTTTAGCACGGAGCGCCGAGCACCTCAGTGTTGACGAGGCAGCGTTCGCTCCAATAGTCGATACACTAGTTGATTTCTCAGCGCTGGTGAACGAAATAAAGCGCGAGGAGGGCCAGGGCCGAAGTATTGACAAGCTGGTGTCCGAAGCGCCCGGTTCGGATGCGCTGGCCTACCTGAGAGCCGTTGAACGGGCCGCGAGTGACCGGTTAAGCCGAGTTCGAAGGCATGACGCGCTGGAGGCCATCTTGGGTGACCGAGTCAAAGCACTGCCTATCCTGCCGCTTTCGGAAGCTGACGCGGAGTGGTATCTGGTCGAAGACCGCCTCGAGGAAATAGTGGACGAGAGCGGGGGGGACGAGGAACGCCCAAGCGGGCAGATTAGTTTTCTAGTCGACGAGTAG
- a CDS encoding GAF and ANTAR domain-containing protein, whose amino-acid sequence MTSLPSDHEGPLASPQDATGLAVALGNLAVQMQAQTDSTDLLTTIVDAGVKLLPGISWAGVAHVRGKNVLAQVPSDDVAQKLNELQDELGEGPALSALADRENLVIADLSAEERWPRFVKAATDLGVQCLMVFRLFVEREVLGVLTIYGPAPNMFSDESVVVGEIFAQHAAVALAGAAAQDQMQAAIASRDVIGQAKGILMARDKITGLQAFATMVKASQEVNLKVSAVAQFVVEQFEKQLAGTPDR is encoded by the coding sequence ATGACTTCACTGCCGTCCGACCACGAGGGTCCGTTGGCCTCGCCGCAGGATGCCACCGGGCTCGCGGTCGCTCTAGGCAACCTTGCCGTTCAGATGCAAGCCCAAACCGACTCGACGGACCTGTTGACGACGATCGTCGATGCCGGGGTAAAGCTGCTGCCGGGGATCAGCTGGGCCGGCGTCGCACACGTGCGCGGCAAGAACGTGCTGGCGCAAGTGCCCAGCGATGATGTCGCCCAGAAATTGAACGAGTTGCAGGACGAACTCGGCGAGGGTCCCGCGTTGAGCGCGTTAGCAGATCGAGAAAACCTCGTCATCGCCGACCTGAGTGCTGAAGAACGCTGGCCGCGATTCGTCAAGGCGGCCACGGACCTTGGCGTGCAGTGCCTGATGGTCTTCCGGCTGTTCGTCGAACGCGAAGTGCTCGGCGTGCTCACGATCTACGGGCCGGCCCCAAACATGTTCAGCGACGAGTCGGTTGTGGTCGGAGAGATCTTCGCTCAGCACGCGGCGGTCGCGCTGGCCGGCGCCGCCGCCCAAGATCAGATGCAGGCGGCCATCGCCAGTCGCGACGTGATCGGACAGGCCAAGGGCATCCTGATGGCGCGCGACAAGATCACCGGTCTGCAGGCCTTCGCGACGATGGTGAAGGCATCCCAGGAGGTCAACCTGAAGGTGAGCGCGGTCGCGCAGTTCGTGGTCGAGCAATTCGAAAAGCAGTTGGCCGGCACACCTGACCGGTAG